The Candidatus Rokuibacteriota bacterium genome window below encodes:
- a CDS encoding HigA family addiction module antidote protein, with product MKRKPTAPGEILREEFLIPLKLTQKRLADHIGCDFKVINRIVNQRAQVTPRLAIKLAAAFSTTPDFWLNAQKMVDIYNASRQLKRLPKPLLKKAG from the coding sequence TTGAAGCGAAAGCCGACAGCTCCAGGGGAAATTCTCAGAGAGGAATTTTTGATCCCGTTGAAGCTTACCCAGAAACGACTGGCGGATCATATCGGATGCGATTTTAAGGTGATCAATCGTATCGTAAACCAGAGGGCCCAGGTGACCCCAAGGCTTGCTATTAAACTTGCCGCGGCCTTCAGCACGACTCCAGATTTTTGGCTCAATGCACAAAAGATGGTTGACATTTACAATGCTTCCCGCCAGCTCAAACGCCTCCCTAAACCGCTCCTGAAGAAGGCCGGCTAA